CTCTTCTTTTGAAGCAATAAAATTACCCATAAACCTCGCCATTGCTAAAAATTTTAGTAACTACTCATCATAAAACTCAATATTTATGCATTTCAACCATAAAACGATTATATTTGTTTCCCGAAAAATCTATCATAGTTTTCTCTACAACAAAAACAATGCCATCTTCCTTGGGAAACAAAAAAATCTCCTTGATTTTATAATCAAGAACATTTTTCCTATAATAATTTTCTCTTCCTATACACTGTATGTCTTTAATCCGAACACCGTCATCCTCAACGGATAAAGAAATAGTGAAAGCAGAAGATCTTAGATAATCTCTAGATGTCTTATTAAGTGCAACTAGATATCTCTTTCCTGTCAGAAAATCAATAAAATCCAAAGAATTCTCTATGGAATCCCCATGTTCAACATAAAGATAAATACTCCTACCCTTTTTTAGATGATTTATTTTAAGATCCTTGACCCTATAATCAACTATTTTCAAAAGCTCATAAAGACTCTTCTCAGCAGTATCAGTATGATCAATATGCTCATTGAAAATCCTAGTATATACTCCATGTTTTACAAAATCATTCCTCCAAACATCTACAAAATACACCTTGGAATAATATTTCTCACCCTCAAAGCCATATTCACCAAACATAAAATACAATCCATCATTCGAAAATCCTAAGTTTTTGA
The sequence above is drawn from the Candidatus Borreliella tachyglossi genome and encodes:
- a CDS encoding DUF2259 domain-containing protein, producing MDFDCNFIRRIISRRFFALFFCFCSSLCFGGGVFFKNLGFSNDGLYFMFGEYGFEGEKYYSKVYFVDVWRNDFVKHGVYTRIFNEHIDHTDTAEKSLYELLKIVDYRVKDLKINHLKKGRSIYLYVEHGDSIENSLDFIDFLTGKRYLVALNKTSRDYLRSSAFTISLSVEDDGVRIKDIQCIGRENYYRKNVLDYKIKEIFLFPKEDGIVFVVEKTMIDFSGNKYNRFMVEMHKY